GACCTCTCGGCGACGATCGAGGAGATCGCGTCGACGGCCGACGGGGTCGCCGACGTCTCCGAGCGAGCCGCCTCGAGCGCCCGCGACGGTCGGGACACCGCCAGCGAGGCCGTCGACGAACTCGACCGCCTCGAGCGCCGCTCCGAGGCGATCGTCGAGCGGATCGAGGCCCTCGACGCGGAACTCGGACGGATCGGGGAGATCGTCGACCTGATCGACGAGATCGCCGAGGAGACGAACCTGCTGGCGGTCAACGCCTCGATCGAGGCGGCGCGGGCCGGCGCGGACGGCAGCCGGTTCGCCGTCGTCGCCGACGAGATCAAGTCCCTCTCGGAAGAAACCGGCGAGGCCACGGCCGAAGCCGACGCGATCGTGACCGACGTACAGACCTCGACGCAGGAAGCGGTCGAGGAAATCCGCGCGATGCAACGGGAGGTCGTCGACGGCGCCGAGACGATCGAGGCAAGCCTCGCACACCTCGGGGAGATCGCCGACCGAGTCCAAGAGGCAAACGAGGGCGTCCAGTCGATCGACGAGGCGACCGACGCCCAGGCCGAGACGAGCCAGGAGGTCGTCACGATGGTCGACGAGGCGACCGCGGAGAGCGAGCGCACCCTCGAGGAGACCAGCGGCGTCGCCGCGGCCGCCGAGGAACAGACGGCGACGATCTCGGAACTTTCGGGGGCGGCCGAGTCACTCTCGGAAACGGCGTCGGAACTCAACGGACAGCTCGCGGCGTTTACCGTCGATCGCTGACGGACGGCCGGAATCGTGACTGCGCCGGTGGCCCGTCGCGATCCGACGGCGGCGAACGGTATATTTGCGTGGACGGCGTAGCCACTCGTATGTTCCGTGCTATCCTCCCGGAAGGACAGATCGTCTGCGAACGGTACGACCACGCCGACGAGGGACTAGAACTGTACGACGAGGACGACGAGTTCATCGGCTTCGTCCCGTACGCCAACCTCCACGCGCTGGTCGACGAGGACGCCTACGGCGAGGACGAGCGGTCGATCATGTAGCGGTCGGCTGCTGGTCGATCGCCTCGAGTTGCTCGCGGTACCTGTTTCTGACCGTCACGACGGTCGTCTGCGCGGTTTCGGCGACGGCGCGCTGCGGGATCGTCTCGTCGCAGAGCAGTCCGGCGGCGTAGATGGCCGCAGCGGCGAAGCCCGTCGGCGACTTGCCCGAGTGTAGGCCCTGCTCGGTCGTCTCGTCGATGATCTCGACGGCTTTCGTTTCCACGTCCTTCCCGACGTCCAGTTCCGAGCAGAACCGGGGGACGAACTGGCGCGGATTCGTGGGCTCTAGGTTGATGTCGAGTTCGTCCGCGATGTACCGATACGTGCGACCGATCTCGCGCTGGTCGACCCGGGAAACCGAGGTGACTTCCTCGAGGCTGCGCGGGATGTCCTCCTTGCGGCAGGCGGTGTAGAGCGCGCTGGTCGCGACGCCCTCGATCGAGCGCCCGCGGATGAGGTCCTGCTCGAGGGCGCGTCGGTAGATGACGCTCGCGGTTTCCTTGACGGGGTTGGGGACGCCGAGCGCGCTGACCATGCGGTCGATCTCCGACAGGGCGTACTTGAGGTTGCGTTCGCCGGCGTTTTTCGTCCGAATCCGTTCCTGCCAGACCCGCAGTCGGTGGATCTGGCCCTGCTTCTCGGCCGACATCGAGTGGCCGTTAGCGTCCTTGTTGCGCCAGTCGATGGTCGTCGTCAGCCCCCGGTCGTGCATCGACTGGGTCAACGGGGCCCCCACGCGCGAAAGTTCGTCGTGTTCCTGGGCGTTGAACGCACGCCACTCGGGGCCGTAATCGATCGGGTCCTCGGTCAGGACGAGGCCGCACTCCTCGCAGACGCGCTCGCCGCGATCCGGATCGTGGACGATCGTATCGGTTTCGCAGTCGGGACACAGTTCGGCGTTCGTCTCCTGGGGGTCGTTTCTGGCGCGACCGATAATAGACTGTGTCATCACACTGGTGCAACGCTGCCGTCACTGTAAGGGGCTCACATGGTTTCGCCGGAAACACGGTCTTACTGTGGCCGCCGATGCCGGTCGATAGAGAGGAGAAAAATCGTCGGCACGGGCCACCGATCGCCCGCTCGAAACGATCGGCCGGCCCGCACCGACGTAGTGTCCCATCGATCGTCTCCGGGCGAAGCGACCGGTCACGGTCGCCTCGACCCATTGCTGACAACGTGAACGTGGCACATGAAAGCCATCGATTGTTCCGGCCTCCCTGCGGCGTAAACAGAATGTTCATCGTGTAAACCTCGATTTCGGGACCGAACCGACGGTCCAATTTATGTCGATGGAGTCGAACGTTTTCGTGAGTGCCGTGTCGCAGACCTACATCGCGGAATCTAACATTCCGTCTTCGATAGCTGTTTCGCACGTACGCCGCCGATACGCGTCCACAGGGGCCCGATACCGCGCCCCCGGTCGCGCCTCGAGCAGCGGGTGGGGACGCCGTCGCACCCGTCCGCCGACGGCACCGCGCAGAAGTCGTCCCGTACCGGCCTCGCCTTTGCAGCCGGTGCGAAACGTGGCCGTGTTTAAGAGTATCAGTGTTGGCGTACAACTTGGTGTGTCAATCGTGACTGCGAATCGCCGTTTGGAAGTACAGCGGTCGCTGTCGACCCGACAGTTCGGTGGTGATTGCGGCAGCTACTGGCGACGGCAGCGGACGGGCCAGCCCGTAACGACAACGTACGGAGGCGCAAACTAATGTCCTCGATCGATACCTCGCTCCCCGATGAAATCGCATCGTCGGTCGGCGACGATGATGACGAATCCCTCTCGAAGGACGTCATTTTCGAACTCCTGAAGAACCGTCGCCGCCGCGAAGTCCTTACCTATCTCCTCGAGGCCGACGATACGGTCACGTTAGGCGAACTGGCGGAGCAGATCGCCGCCTGGGAGAACGATACGGACGTCAACGCGCTCAGCTCCGACCAGCGAAAGCGCGTCTACGTCGCCCTCTATCAGACCCATCTCCCGAAGATGGACGACGCCGGGATCGTCGAGTACGATCAGGATCGCGGGCTGATCTCGCTGTCGGATAACGCCGACCTGCTGATGATGTACCTGGACACGGACACCCACCAGCAGGATCGGTGGGACCGATGGTACGCCGGAACGAGCGTCGTCGTCGCTGCGTTCCTGTGTCTCTCGGTCGCCCACGCCGTGACGAATCGGCAGCGCGAACGCAACGTCAACGGGAAACTGTCCCGGATCGAGTGATTCCGATTCGACCCCGCGTTCGCGCCCCCGAGCACGGTTCGAATCGCTCCGCGGCCAGTACGACCGTTGCAGGCGCGACTCGACTCACGTCACGGTTGTCCGTTCGTTCTTGACCCGTTCCGTGACGGCCGTCGCCGCGTGGTGACTGCCACCGTCACCGTCTCGACCGCGAACCCTACTCTGTCTCCGTTCGGTAAACTGAACCGCTCACTCGAGAAGGACTTTTAATCACCCCGCTCGTACCAACAGTTGGCTCCCGGCGACCGTCATCCAGTACCGGAGCAGTTCGCGTGCCAGCTCGCTGTTCCAGGCGCGGGAGCCATTCTGTACCCGCGCAATACGGCGTAATTCCCCGGTCGCATCCCGCACTCGAGGAGCACTGCAGCCGGCTACCCCCAGTTGAATCTGAACGCGACGCACACTCAGCACGAAGAGACTGCCGTAAATCGAAGCCGCCGCGACGAATCAGTGACAGTGACCGACGCATTCGGGGACAGCAATCGAATGACTGACAGCACCGCGTGGAAAAACGAGGCCGATTACTGGCCGCGCGCGTTGTACTGGACGTCGACCGCCGCGTCGCCGAGGAATCGGAAGTCTTCGATGTCGCCGTCGAACCAGTACGCGTCGAGCCAGTTCCCGACCGCGCCGCGAACGGCTCGGTCCTCGACGACGTCCTCGTCGTCGATCGAGGCGTTTCGGTAGTTCGAGCGGACGGCGGCGCCGCTTACCCGGAACGAATAGGTGCTCGGTCCGTCGGCGTCGGTGCCGTCGATGACGAGCGCGTGAGGGAGGAGTTCGTGGTCGCCGTACTCGCTCGGATCGATCTCGTCGCCGTCGAGGAGCACGGTCGCCTCGCCCTCGGTGAACGTAATATCCGTCAGCGCGCCGGCGAACCGGAACGTCTGGGTCTCGTCCGTGACGGCGCTCTGGACCGTCGAGCCCGAGATCGTCGTCGCCTCGTCGTCGGGATCCGCGTCGCCGGCGAGTTCGATCTCGCCGTCGACCGTGATCTCGAAGCTCGTCGGCACGCCCTGGCCCTGCACCTCGAGGACGTGGGGCAGATCGCTCCCGTAGTCGGCGGGGTCGACCTGCTCGCCGTTGAGGGAGACGGTGCCCGGCCCGTCGACGGTGAGTTCCTCGAGGTCGCCGTCGAATCGGAAGGCGTCCTTCCAGTTCGCGACGGAGCCGTGGACGAACCCGTCGTCGATCTCGTCCTCGGCGTCGATGGACGCACCGTCGACGTTCGATTTCTCGACCGTCCCGGAGACCGCGAACTCGTAGCGGGTGACGTCGGCCTCGTCGCCCTCGACGAGGAGGACGTTCGGGAGCTCACGGTCGTCCTCGGTCTCGTCGGTTCCGTCGTCGCTTTCGTCCGGACTCGAGCCCGGCGTCGAGCCGGTCGACCCGCCCGCGGCCGCTTCCTCGGGACTGGTCGGGACGCCCTCGGGTCGCGAGAGGTCGGGCGAACTCGAGACGCTCGAGCGCTGGAGCCCCGATCCCTGCACGCCGCCGCGAATGGCGCCGCCGGTCATCCGGGCCGAGCCGCTGCCGCGCAGGACCATCGCTCGACCGTAGCTGCCGGCCGCGAAGTTGGAGTCCTCGATCGTGACGGTGCCGCCGGGCCAGACCCAGACCGGGCGGCCCGAATCCTCGGTGTAGCCGCCCCAGCCGGGACCGTAGTCGGTGTCGTCGTTGTACGCGACGGAGTTGACGATCGCGTCGTTGCCGCCCGCGACGCGGTACGTGGAGACGCCGTTGTTCTTGCCGTAACAGTTCTCGAAGCGGACCGAGCCGCCGGAGGCGGTATTAGAGCAGTAGAAGCCGTTGTTCGGCCAGCCCTGAACGTTCATGTGCCGGAAGGTGACGTCGCAGGACGCGGTCCGGTGGTAGAAGACGGCGCCCGGCCCGTGGACGAAGCTCTCGCCTTCCTTGGTCGAGCCGTCGCCGAGGTAGACGTTCTCGATCAGCACGTCGCCCGCGGGGGCGGTGATCGAGATCATGAACCCGTCGCCGCGGTGGAGCCCCTTGAATCCGATGTTCCGGATCACGGAGTTGCTCCCCTCGACGAGCAGGACGACGCTGTCCCCGGTCGTGAGGTCGAATAGTTTGTTTTCGTACGTTTCACCCTGCCCGATCCGGATGACCTGTCCGCGGGCGGCGATCTCTTCGTAGTCGTCCGCCGCCGCGGCGGCGGAGCCCGTGACCGTCGCCGCGGCCGTCGTCACGCCGGCGAGGCGCAGATACGATCGCCGATCGAGTAATCCATAATTACCGCCGCTATCCGACGATTCAGTGCCATTCTCGTCGGATTTACCGCCATCCAGTACCGAAGGTTCGCGTGCCATTGCGATCGGGTAATACTATACTACGAGCATAAACCTTCCGTCTAAAAAGACTTAAAATTTACATATAGTACGTACATTCTGAAGGTTAATTCAGAAAATAATCGATGTTCGCACACGGAATTATACTAGTTGTCGATACGGCGAATCGGCTCGGAACCGATGGTTACGCGGCGATCTGGCCGATCGAGCGAACTGTTTCACGCCGGTAATACGCTATTACCGGCCTATTTCGACCACAGCGGACGGAATCGGCGGCACACAGCGACGGTGATCGGTACGATTTTGCACGGCACGTCTCTCGACCCCGCCGAATCGGATCGCAGCGACTCGAGGCTCCATCGACGGGGAGCGATCGGAACAGCGTGAAGCGTCACGAACTATCGGCCGTTAATACACAGAACGCGGTGGAACGGTGCTAACGGACGAAAAACGACAGAAAAGTGACGACGAAAAATCGCGAAAACGGCGAGCGGCGGAGGGGAGAACGTCGGCGGGGGAGTCGGTGGAGGGCTGACGGTGTCGAGTGGAGTCGGTGGCGGACCGGCAGCGTCAGCGGGGACCGAAGAGTCGGGAATCGGGTCCCGGCGGGGATGCGTCGGGAGTCAGTCGGAGTGGACGCGCGAGTTGCGTTAGTTGTCGCCGCTGGCAGCTTCTTCGGGGCTGGTCGGGACGCCGCTCGGGATGAACGCCTCGGGTTCGGTGCCGGTGTTCTCGAGCTGGACGTTCGAGCCGGCGTGTTCGGCGATGCCGGCCTGCTCGTCGTAGTCGGAGTCGGTGACGACGACGTCGGTCGGGTTGCCGTTCGCGCCCGCATCGATTGCGGTGTGGGCGCCGTTCATCTCGATCTGGCAGTTGTCAATTTCGATCGTGCCAGGGGCCCAGGCCCAGATCCCGCGGCCCTGGTAGCCTTCCTGGTTGTCGACGTAGACGCTCGAGTTCGTGACCTTACAGCCTTCAGAGGCCACGCGGAAGTGCGAGATACGGCAGTTCGCGGCGAAGCTCCGGTCGATGTGGAGGGTGCCGCCGCCGTTGCTTCCGGGGGCGGAGCCGTAGATCGCGTTGTCGGCGAACTTCTGGATGTTCAGGTGCTTGAAGTCGATGTGACCGGAGTGGTTCGGGTCGACCCAGAAGGCGGTCTGACCGTGCCCGGTGTCGGCGCCGTTACGGCCGTCGGAGCCGTCACCGAGGTAGACGTTCTCGATCGTGCTCGAGCCGCCCTCGTCACAGATGCCGAAGGTGGCGGAGCCGGTGCCGGAGGTGTTCTTGCCCTTGAATCCGATGTTGCGGATGGTCCAGTCGGAACCGTACGCGCTGATGACGATGTCACCGCCGGTGGTCATGTCGATCAACTTGTTCTCCCACGTCTCGCCGGAGCCGACCTGGATGGTCTGGCCCGTGGCCTCGACGACCTCGTAGTCGTCCTGGCTCTGGGCGGCAACCGTGCCGGCAGCGCCGACGGAGGTCGCCGCGGTCGCGACCGCAGCGAGCGAGCGAACGTAGTTGCGGCGGCTTAATCCGGAATTACGGCCTGTAGTCGGAGCGGATTCCGTGTCGGTCGTACGGGGATTCTGCGCCATACACTTGCGTAACCTGGCCTTGCACTCATAAACTTTTCCTTGGGAATATGGATTAAATTTACAGAATATATTTGTAACACTATGGATTTGGGTACAATCTACGGCGGTTCGTTCACGAACATATGAACGAATACCGGTCGAAACGGTCGTCGTAACATCGTGTTTTTCGGGTAAATAGCTTATTACCGCGGCCGAGAGCGCTTCTACCGGCCACTTTCTCGAGGGAGGACGAAGGGGCCGAGACCGGTCGACCGACGACCGTTTCTGTCAAACGAGCGATCGAACTGGAGAATAGGAGTCGATTATCGCCGATCACCAAGTGTCCTGCTCGGCGAAGGTCACGGTCCAGTTCGCGGGGTCGGCGATCGCGCGGCCGGCGACGGTCCACTCGTGGCCGCCGTCGTCCGCGAGCGGATACGTTACCTGGGTCGTCGGCTGGGTCACCTTCGAAAACGGCAGCGACTGATCCGACCGAAAGCCGAACTGGCCCAGCAGGGCAGGGTCGACCGCGCGCCCGCTCGTCGCGAGCAGCGCCGCGTCGCGCCGGTCCTCGAGCACGCGAGCGAGGATCGCCTCGAGGCCGTCGCGTCGCTCGCGCGTTCGCACCAGCGGGACGATGTCGGTCAGGCAGGTTTCTTTCGTCCCGTCCTCGGTTCGCGTGCCGGTGATGACGCCGGCGATGGGCTCGCCGTCGCGGCTCGCGACGTAGGCGTCGTAGGTCCACTTGGGGTTCTCGAAGCGCCACTCGTAGAACGTCTCGTCGCGGTGTGCGTGTACGGTGCCGGGAATCGCCTGCTCGTAGAGGTCGACGAACTGGTCGACGGGGACGTCCGCGAACCGGC
This portion of the Halopiger aswanensis genome encodes:
- a CDS encoding transcription initiation factor IIB; translation: MTQSIIGRARNDPQETNAELCPDCETDTIVHDPDRGERVCEECGLVLTEDPIDYGPEWRAFNAQEHDELSRVGAPLTQSMHDRGLTTTIDWRNKDANGHSMSAEKQGQIHRLRVWQERIRTKNAGERNLKYALSEIDRMVSALGVPNPVKETASVIYRRALEQDLIRGRSIEGVATSALYTACRKEDIPRSLEEVTSVSRVDQREIGRTYRYIADELDINLEPTNPRQFVPRFCSELDVGKDVETKAVEIIDETTEQGLHSGKSPTGFAAAAIYAAGLLCDETIPQRAVAETAQTTVVTVRNRYREQLEAIDQQPTAT
- a CDS encoding DUF7344 domain-containing protein, translating into MSSIDTSLPDEIASSVGDDDDESLSKDVIFELLKNRRRREVLTYLLEADDTVTLGELAEQIAAWENDTDVNALSSDQRKRVYVALYQTHLPKMDDAGIVEYDQDRGLISLSDNADLLMMYLDTDTHQQDRWDRWYAGTSVVVAAFLCLSVAHAVTNRQRERNVNGKLSRIE